A single Natranaerobius thermophilus JW/NM-WN-LF DNA region contains:
- a CDS encoding amidohydrolase, with the protein MTESQTLILKNGNFYTGGEFISGNLVIRQGKIEELATSEEIFNKYTADKIINLEGKTVFPGFIDSHIHLVQTGFLQVHQDLSQASSVDELKELIRAEAKRKQPGEWIIGSSFDDNKFKDDRFPTKEDLDEVAPDNPVFIIRICTHLMIANSKALDLARIDKNKEAPQGGGIDRDESGEPNGILRRNAGDLVYNIIYSNNSMIKKAIKASLNYLKENGITTAHSMAIGVKKHQHYFNILQAYREAMEEEGYPVRVKLGAEHELLDHLISEDMNYLDGNEFLQQGYIKFFTDGSYGSRTALLNNPYEDEPDNCGIEATSKDRLYKYAKKAHEHGYQCAIHALGDKALSNALDVLESLIEKGHNPLRHRIVHAGLAPKDLIDRIKELNVSVDIQPNFVASEVDWLETALGNRTEDVYTWNTMKNEGINLAASSDCPVEPVNPFYGIRAATTRKNLENRPADGFNSKERVTLEDAIDMYTINGAYQYFDEDSLGSIEPNKFADLVVLSQNPMELAPDQLLDIKIDMTFVGGRLVYQR; encoded by the coding sequence TTGACCGAATCACAAACTCTAATTTTAAAAAATGGGAACTTTTATACTGGGGGAGAGTTTATCTCTGGAAACTTAGTAATTAGACAGGGCAAGATAGAAGAATTGGCGACTTCTGAAGAAATTTTCAACAAATATACAGCTGATAAAATCATCAATCTAGAAGGTAAAACTGTATTTCCTGGATTTATTGACAGTCATATTCACTTAGTCCAAACAGGTTTTTTACAAGTACACCAGGATTTATCTCAGGCGAGCTCTGTAGATGAATTAAAAGAACTGATAAGGGCTGAAGCAAAGCGTAAACAACCGGGTGAATGGATCATCGGATCTTCCTTTGACGATAACAAATTTAAAGATGATAGATTTCCCACTAAAGAGGATTTAGATGAAGTAGCACCTGATAATCCTGTTTTTATCATTAGAATCTGTACACACTTGATGATAGCTAACAGCAAAGCTTTAGATCTCGCTAGGATAGACAAAAATAAGGAAGCACCACAGGGTGGTGGGATTGATCGTGATGAAAGTGGAGAACCTAATGGAATTTTAAGGAGAAATGCAGGGGATTTAGTCTATAACATTATATATTCAAATAATTCTATGATTAAAAAGGCCATTAAAGCTTCTCTTAACTATCTAAAAGAAAATGGCATTACTACAGCTCATTCAATGGCTATTGGAGTGAAAAAACACCAGCATTACTTTAATATATTACAGGCTTACAGAGAAGCCATGGAGGAAGAGGGTTATCCTGTTCGCGTTAAGCTTGGTGCCGAGCATGAATTGTTAGACCATTTAATATCTGAAGATATGAATTACTTGGATGGAAATGAGTTCTTACAGCAAGGATACATTAAGTTTTTTACCGATGGATCTTATGGAAGCCGAACTGCATTACTCAATAATCCGTACGAAGATGAACCTGATAACTGCGGAATAGAAGCAACCTCAAAGGACAGATTATATAAATACGCAAAGAAGGCTCATGAACATGGGTATCAATGTGCCATTCATGCATTGGGGGATAAAGCCCTATCGAATGCCTTGGATGTATTGGAAAGTTTGATAGAAAAAGGGCACAATCCTTTAAGACATAGAATAGTCCATGCCGGATTAGCACCTAAGGATCTTATTGATCGCATTAAAGAGCTAAATGTTTCTGTGGATATTCAACCAAACTTTGTAGCAAGTGAAGTGGATTGGTTAGAGACAGCCCTTGGAAATAGAACTGAAGATGTGTATACCTGGAATACTATGAAAAATGAAGGGATCAATTTAGCGGCTAGCTCGGATTGTCCTGTAGAACCTGTTAATCCTTTTTACGGTATTAGAGCTGCCACAACGAGAAAAAACCTAGAAAATCGTCCTGCCGATGGATTTAACTCGAAAGAAAGAGTAACTTTAGAAGACGCCATTGATATGTACACCATTAACGGTGCTTATCAATACTTTGATGAAGATTCTCTAGGAAGCATTGAACCAAATAAATTTGCTGACTTAGTTGTACTGTCACAAAACCCCATGGAATTAGCTCCGGATCAGCTATTAGATATAAAAATTGACATGACTTTTGTTGGTGGACGTCTGGTTTATCAAAGATAA
- a CDS encoding serine hydrolase domain-containing protein, protein MFVKLVIATLLFFTAYISIGCEGENEEIQTESLHEERPFSDIKTPWDISTPEHHGFKSEDFDKFINKIKKDTYVSGLVIVKDGTKIKEYYLNHNRYKHEQYSVTKSIIGLLVGIAIDEGYIDSVNQKLKEFFPEINEYNSSIANITIEDLLLMRSGVEWNEWEVELDKRDEQGQYKNDWFRMVEKKDSLKFYSDRPLIHEPGEKWVYNSGDSHVLMKILKQETGKKPLVFAKENLFEPLNIDSSNVEWDTAEDGINMGGSGIRMHTKDLAKIGYLILNNGEYREKQVVSNNWIEKTINSKLKIENKDRYRFNKPFQNVSFGYHWWIFNIPEKDLEFIAANGSYGQGIFIFPDYNLIMAVNSTPMNLEHSDVVLRLCLEIVQILNNEV, encoded by the coding sequence TTGTTTGTAAAATTAGTAATCGCTACGCTTTTATTTTTTACTGCTTATATAAGTATAGGTTGTGAAGGTGAAAACGAAGAGATCCAAACAGAAAGTCTTCACGAAGAAAGGCCATTCTCTGATATTAAAACTCCATGGGACATATCAACCCCTGAACATCACGGATTCAAGTCTGAAGATTTCGATAAATTCATTAATAAAATAAAGAAAGATACATATGTGAGCGGATTAGTCATTGTAAAAGATGGAACTAAAATAAAAGAATATTATTTGAACCATAATAGATACAAACATGAGCAATATTCTGTTACAAAATCTATCATCGGATTATTGGTTGGTATAGCAATAGATGAAGGATATATAGACTCAGTTAATCAAAAATTAAAAGAGTTTTTCCCTGAAATCAATGAGTATAATTCAAGCATCGCTAATATTACTATTGAAGATTTATTATTAATGAGAAGTGGAGTAGAATGGAACGAGTGGGAGGTTGAACTAGACAAGAGAGATGAACAAGGTCAGTATAAAAATGATTGGTTTAGAATGGTAGAAAAAAAAGATTCATTAAAATTTTATTCTGACAGACCACTAATCCACGAGCCAGGAGAAAAATGGGTTTATAATTCCGGCGATAGCCATGTATTAATGAAGATACTTAAACAAGAGACCGGAAAAAAACCACTAGTTTTTGCAAAAGAAAATTTATTTGAACCCTTGAATATTGATTCTTCTAATGTAGAATGGGACACAGCAGAAGATGGCATCAATATGGGAGGATCTGGCATTCGAATGCATACTAAGGATTTAGCTAAAATTGGTTATTTAATATTAAATAATGGAGAATATCGTGAAAAACAGGTTGTTTCAAATAATTGGATAGAAAAAACAATTAACTCTAAATTGAAAATAGAAAACAAAGACAGATACAGGTTTAATAAACCCTTTCAAAATGTAAGCTTTGGTTACCATTGGTGGATTTTTAATATTCCCGAGAAAGATTTAGAGTTCATAGCAGCCAATGGTTCTTACGGGCAAGGTATATTTATCTTTCCCGATTATAATTTAATAATGGCAGTAAATTCAACACCAATGAATTTAGAACACTCTGATGTTGTGTTGAGGTTATGTTTAGAAATCGTTCAAATTTTAAATAACGAGGTATGA
- a CDS encoding IS6-like element ISNth1 family transposase, producing MTKVVCPRCNNNCSDKFYKFGFDNHGHQKYQCQECFSQFAPKTLSKGGDKRGPNMPRKYPSCPKCGKATFLHHDYEFYSNLRCCDKSCNHSFYVPKPQSIPEPSQLDINGKVDFSNMRHPLHTIIRALYLYFINGSSTRGVSQFLLDCEGIKVSHVTIADWTKKFAPLFLYISRYLKPIDLDSSDEWHVDETVIKIKGQRFYAWTVIDAETRFVLAFHLSPYRDSQAAFKVLNYAKKHFGRPHSIVTDRYWAYNAPIKVLFPNSNHIRVKSFQDDISNNLIESFFQIFKSWVKQRRGFASFQSANKLIAVFVFAFNFVRTSNVLNQSTPAQVAGINYSNRNRTFWLLHSNNAA from the coding sequence ATGACTAAAGTTGTATGCCCTAGATGCAATAACAACTGCTCTGACAAGTTTTATAAGTTTGGTTTTGATAATCATGGTCATCAAAAGTATCAATGTCAAGAATGTTTTAGTCAGTTTGCACCTAAGACACTTTCTAAAGGCGGGGATAAAAGAGGCCCTAATATGCCTCGCAAATATCCCTCTTGCCCTAAATGCGGGAAAGCTACATTTTTACATCACGACTATGAATTTTATTCTAATTTGAGGTGTTGTGACAAAAGCTGTAATCATTCTTTCTATGTCCCTAAACCTCAAAGTATTCCTGAACCTTCGCAACTTGATATTAACGGCAAAGTAGACTTCTCTAACATGAGACATCCTCTTCATACTATTATTCGAGCTCTTTACCTGTACTTCATTAATGGCAGCTCTACTAGAGGTGTCTCTCAATTCCTTCTTGATTGTGAAGGAATTAAAGTGTCTCATGTTACTATTGCTGACTGGACTAAAAAGTTTGCACCTCTTTTTCTTTATATCTCTAGATATCTTAAACCTATTGATCTAGACTCTTCTGATGAGTGGCATGTTGACGAAACTGTAATTAAAATTAAAGGCCAAAGATTCTACGCCTGGACTGTTATTGATGCTGAAACTAGATTTGTACTTGCATTTCATCTATCTCCTTACAGAGATAGCCAGGCTGCTTTTAAAGTGCTGAACTATGCTAAGAAACATTTTGGACGACCTCATAGTATCGTCACAGATAGATATTGGGCTTACAATGCTCCAATTAAAGTTCTGTTTCCAAACTCTAATCACATCAGAGTCAAGTCTTTTCAAGATGATATCTCTAATAACTTAATTGAATCTTTTTTTCAGATTTTCAAAAGCTGGGTTAAGCAACGCAGAGGATTTGCTTCTTTCCAGTCAGCCAACAAGTTGATTGCGGTATTTGTGTTTGCTTTTAACTTTGTTAGGACAAGCAATGTTTTGAATCAGTCTACTCCTGCTCAAGTTGCTGGGATTAATTACTCTAATCGTAATAGGACTTTTTGGCTTTTACATAGTAATAATGCCGCTTGA
- a CDS encoding ABC transporter permease, whose amino-acid sequence MELYALKRLLVAIPTVIGVSILVFLMIHLIPGDPAQMMLFPRGTEAEIEQLRQELGLNLPIHVQYWNWVTDAIQLDLGTSVQRGVSVTSEVFGRFPATFELAIAAILIAVIVGVPLGVIAAQKRNSWIDYTCITISLMGVSIPVFWLGLMLIFIFAATLGVLPVSGRMPTGASIESVTGLYLIDTLIRGDLGLFWQTIRHLFLPALSLASVPLALVVRVTRSSMIEVLSEDYVRTAKAKGTPYRLVVFKHALRNALIPVITVVGLQVGRLMGGAILTETVFSWPGMGRLLVSSIHARDYPLIQGTVLIFAILFIITNIVVDLLYAYIDPRVKYE is encoded by the coding sequence ATTGAATTGTATGCTCTTAAAAGATTATTAGTAGCAATACCAACAGTAATTGGAGTATCCATCCTAGTATTTTTAATGATTCATCTTATTCCTGGTGATCCTGCTCAGATGATGCTTTTTCCCAGAGGAACAGAAGCAGAAATCGAGCAATTGAGACAAGAATTAGGACTCAACTTACCTATACATGTACAGTACTGGAATTGGGTCACTGATGCAATTCAGCTTGACCTGGGGACTTCAGTTCAGAGAGGAGTTTCTGTAACATCTGAAGTATTTGGACGTTTTCCTGCGACTTTTGAGCTAGCTATTGCAGCTATCTTGATAGCAGTCATTGTAGGTGTACCTTTAGGTGTAATTGCAGCTCAAAAAAGGAATTCTTGGATTGATTATACCTGCATTACAATATCTTTAATGGGTGTATCAATCCCAGTTTTTTGGCTAGGCCTAATGTTAATATTCATTTTCGCGGCCACTTTAGGAGTTTTACCTGTATCGGGAAGGATGCCCACAGGGGCCTCAATTGAATCTGTTACCGGTTTATACTTAATTGATACCCTGATAAGAGGGGATTTGGGTTTATTCTGGCAAACTATTCGTCATCTATTTTTACCTGCCCTTTCACTAGCTTCTGTGCCGCTAGCATTAGTAGTTAGGGTGACTCGTTCTAGCATGATTGAGGTCTTATCTGAAGATTATGTCCGAACAGCCAAGGCAAAGGGAACACCTTATAGACTGGTGGTATTCAAACACGCTTTGAGAAATGCTTTGATCCCTGTAATTACAGTAGTCGGCTTACAGGTAGGCAGGTTAATGGGAGGAGCGATTCTAACAGAAACTGTTTTTTCCTGGCCGGGAATGGGTAGATTATTAGTCAGTTCAATCCATGCCAGGGATTATCCCTTGATACAAGGAACCGTTCTTATTTTTGCCATATTGTTTATCATTACAAATATAGTTGTCGACCTGCTTTATGCCTATATTGACCCTAGAGTAAAGTACGAATAA
- a CDS encoding ABC transporter permease, with product MEEPKQVQKQGQTQNQDQTAVDKPSSILGDGIRQFAKNKLAVISFGVVILFILMGIFAPHIAPSNEDPIEPVLQRRLQPGIWEGNSETPLGTDSLGRDILTRLIYGAQISLRVGYVVIGITAVFGITIGLIAGYFGGKIDMIFMRFIDIMLSFPPLLLALVVVAILGAGLENAMLAIALVYIPQVARVVRSSVLKVREMPYIEACRAMGGSNFWIIISHVLPNILASAVVYLTLLLGDAILYTAALGFLGIGIDPATPEWGAMLSDGRDYLLVGGWWVTLFPGVMIALTVLSFNLFGDGLREAFDPKMDL from the coding sequence ATGGAGGAACCAAAACAAGTCCAAAAACAGGGACAAACCCAAAACCAAGACCAAACTGCTGTTGACAAGCCATCCAGCATTTTGGGTGATGGCATCCGTCAATTCGCAAAAAATAAATTGGCTGTTATCAGCTTTGGAGTCGTTATTTTATTTATTCTTATGGGTATATTTGCACCACATATTGCACCTTCTAATGAGGATCCTATAGAACCTGTTTTACAGAGACGTCTTCAACCTGGAATTTGGGAGGGTAATTCCGAGACCCCCCTAGGGACCGATTCTTTGGGTAGAGATATCTTGACCCGCTTAATATACGGTGCCCAAATTTCTTTAAGAGTAGGTTATGTAGTAATTGGTATTACTGCCGTTTTCGGAATTACTATTGGCTTAATCGCCGGTTATTTTGGAGGAAAAATAGATATGATATTTATGCGATTCATCGATATCATGTTATCTTTTCCACCTCTACTACTCGCCTTAGTAGTTGTAGCGATTCTGGGGGCAGGTTTGGAAAATGCCATGCTGGCAATAGCCCTGGTTTATATTCCTCAGGTCGCCCGAGTTGTCAGAAGTTCTGTATTAAAAGTAAGAGAAATGCCATACATTGAAGCTTGTAGAGCTATGGGGGGTTCAAATTTTTGGATTATAATTTCCCATGTTTTACCCAATATACTGGCTTCTGCCGTGGTTTATTTAACTCTGTTACTGGGTGATGCAATCCTTTACACGGCTGCTTTAGGATTTCTCGGAATTGGAATAGATCCGGCAACTCCCGAATGGGGGGCTATGTTAAGTGATGGCAGAGATTACTTACTGGTAGGTGGTTGGTGGGTAACTCTTTTCCCTGGAGTTATGATCGCCCTTACTGTATTGTCATTCAACCTTTTTGGAGACGGCTTACGGGAAGCTTTTGACCCCAAAATGGACCTGTAA
- a CDS encoding ABC transporter ATP-binding protein, with the protein METLLDIQDLKIHFSTERGLVRAVEGVDLSLNKGQVLGVVGESGSGKTVTSLSILNLLPRTAKISGKIMFQGKNLLEKTEKQMEKIRGNNISMIFQEPMTSLNPVYTIGEQIKEVYRYHTNLKDNDMDKKVLEMLELVKIPDAKQRMKEYPHQMSGGIRQRVMIAMSLACDPEVLIADEPTTALDVTVQGQILALIRELQEKLNTAVLLITHDLGVVAQVTDQVAVMYAGQVVEYNDTVELFKQPKHPYTKGLISTIPRLDEDQEELQEIEGMVPDMKTELHGCHFYSRCQEAMDKCADNKPELTNQNGSLVRCFLYEGSEQSCPNH; encoded by the coding sequence ATGGAAACTCTATTGGATATTCAAGATTTAAAAATACATTTTTCCACTGAAAGAGGGTTAGTACGTGCAGTAGAAGGAGTTGACCTATCATTAAATAAAGGTCAAGTTCTAGGGGTTGTGGGAGAATCTGGTTCAGGTAAGACTGTCACTTCTTTATCTATTTTAAATTTATTACCCCGAACTGCCAAAATTAGTGGGAAGATCATGTTTCAAGGTAAAAACTTGTTGGAAAAAACGGAAAAACAAATGGAAAAGATTCGTGGAAATAATATATCTATGATTTTTCAGGAACCCATGACCTCATTAAATCCAGTTTACACAATTGGAGAACAAATTAAAGAGGTCTATCGGTATCACACCAATTTAAAGGATAACGATATGGATAAAAAAGTGCTTGAAATGCTGGAATTAGTAAAAATTCCAGATGCTAAACAACGTATGAAGGAATATCCGCATCAGATGAGCGGTGGAATAAGACAAAGAGTGATGATCGCCATGTCTCTCGCTTGCGATCCGGAAGTACTTATTGCAGACGAACCTACCACAGCTCTGGATGTTACTGTGCAAGGTCAGATTTTAGCTTTAATCAGAGAATTACAAGAAAAATTAAATACTGCTGTTTTGTTAATCACCCATGATTTGGGAGTTGTAGCCCAAGTAACTGATCAGGTAGCAGTTATGTACGCAGGTCAAGTTGTCGAATATAACGATACAGTAGAACTATTTAAACAACCTAAACATCCTTATACCAAAGGTCTAATAAGTACTATACCTCGGTTAGATGAAGACCAGGAAGAATTGCAAGAAATAGAAGGAATGGTTCCTGATATGAAGACCGAGCTTCATGGCTGTCATTTCTATTCTAGATGTCAAGAGGCCATGGACAAATGTGCAGATAATAAACCTGAACTGACGAACCAAAACGGTTCTCTTGTAAGATGTTTCTTGTATGAAGGGAGTGAACAAAGTTGTCCCAATCATTAA
- a CDS encoding ABC transporter ATP-binding protein, whose translation MSQSLIEVSNLHKAFPVNKQLLKKPDWLKAVRGVDFSVTTGETYGLVGESGCGKSTVSKLLLRLLEPDTGEVSFQGQNILSLSKAKMKQIRRQMQIVFQDPYASLDPKWKIGSIIGEPLKIHGIGTKEERRKKVKELMELTDLRPEFMERYAHEFSGGQRQRIGIARALALDPKIIIADEPVSALDVSIQAQIINLFKRLQRELGLGYIFIAHDLSVVRHISDRVGVMYLGQIVEEAPTQKLFKDAKHPYTSGLISTIPLPDPTKRKELELVEGEVPSPINPPAGCGFHPRCPYTKSECKENPPPKVQIDNNHMVRCHLYAE comes from the coding sequence TTGTCCCAATCATTAATTGAAGTCAGTAATCTTCACAAGGCCTTTCCTGTCAACAAACAACTATTAAAAAAACCTGATTGGTTAAAAGCCGTTAGAGGTGTTGATTTTTCGGTAACAACAGGTGAAACTTACGGGCTGGTAGGTGAAAGTGGCTGTGGAAAATCAACCGTCAGTAAATTACTTTTGAGACTTTTAGAACCGGATACAGGTGAGGTTAGCTTTCAGGGACAAAATATCCTTTCTTTATCAAAAGCGAAAATGAAACAGATTAGGAGACAAATGCAGATAGTCTTCCAGGACCCCTACGCCTCTTTAGATCCTAAGTGGAAAATTGGCAGTATTATCGGTGAACCTCTAAAAATTCACGGGATCGGCACTAAAGAAGAGCGAAGAAAGAAAGTGAAAGAACTTATGGAATTAACTGACCTAAGACCGGAATTCATGGAAAGGTATGCTCATGAGTTTAGTGGCGGCCAACGTCAAAGGATAGGGATCGCAAGAGCTCTAGCTTTAGATCCTAAAATTATCATTGCAGATGAACCCGTGTCTGCTCTAGATGTTTCCATACAAGCTCAAATCATCAATTTATTTAAACGTCTACAAAGGGAATTAGGCCTTGGATATATCTTTATAGCTCACGATCTAAGTGTAGTTAGGCATATTAGCGATAGAGTGGGAGTTATGTATCTGGGACAAATCGTGGAAGAAGCTCCCACCCAAAAGCTCTTTAAAGATGCAAAACACCCTTATACCAGTGGGTTGATTTCTACAATACCATTACCAGATCCTACTAAAAGAAAAGAACTAGAACTTGTTGAGGGAGAAGTACCTAGTCCTATAAATCCCCCTGCTGGTTGCGGGTTTCATCCAAGATGTCCTTATACAAAATCTGAGTGTAAAGAAAATCCGCCTCCGAAAGTTCAAATTGATAATAACCATATGGTCAGATGTCATTTATACGCAGAATAA
- a CDS encoding ABC transporter substrate-binding protein produces MKNLIRVSLIGILVLTVGLMFTACGGDDNGDPDKDSNGEKASDQDPFIIARAGDSDILDPNYATSEEDMDVVFQIFEGLLRFEDDDLNVGPGLANEWESSEDGKTWTFYLRDDVTFHDGSEFNAEAVEFSFMRVLDEDHEYHGVIDAGWSYLDYLMGDVINDVRAVDDYVVEFELEQKFAPFETYMAYYSQFIVSPEAVKEHGENFVNHPTGTGPFKMVEWDRGDYIRLETYDDYWGELPEIDTLIFKDIPEASTRLMELETGSVDVAKNVPPEQRETLEMLEEAELVEIPGANLFYMALNHDVEPLNDVKVRRAINHAIDVDQIIDEIYQGMATRAINALPPTVFSFDDTAGPYEYDPDKAEELLAEAGYEDGFEIELNTFVYSRTYVDNPVQVAEVIASDLRAVGIDAQIITNEWAQHSDLTVNMEHDLALTGWFDIPYPSNFLRTLVLEAGYNAYQPEELMDMSNEAWATYDEEEQEEIYREIQQRFHEDVPLIPIAHSNYTAAVRNDVEGFVLDTIGIISAHEISRTE; encoded by the coding sequence ATGAAAAATTTAATTAGAGTATCATTGATTGGAATATTGGTTCTAACAGTTGGTTTAATGTTTACCGCCTGTGGAGGAGATGACAATGGTGATCCAGATAAAGACTCTAATGGAGAGAAAGCGTCAGATCAAGATCCTTTTATCATTGCAAGGGCTGGTGATTCTGACATCTTAGACCCTAATTATGCTACTTCTGAAGAGGATATGGATGTAGTTTTCCAGATTTTTGAAGGTTTATTAAGGTTTGAAGATGACGATTTAAATGTTGGCCCAGGACTTGCTAATGAATGGGAAAGTTCCGAAGATGGTAAAACATGGACTTTTTACCTTCGCGATGATGTCACTTTTCACGACGGAAGTGAGTTTAATGCTGAAGCTGTAGAATTCAGTTTTATGAGAGTTCTTGATGAAGATCACGAGTATCATGGTGTAATTGATGCTGGTTGGTCGTATTTAGACTATCTAATGGGAGACGTAATCAATGACGTAAGAGCCGTTGATGATTATGTTGTTGAGTTTGAACTAGAGCAAAAGTTTGCACCTTTCGAAACATATATGGCTTATTACTCTCAATTCATTGTCAGCCCTGAAGCTGTCAAAGAACATGGAGAAAACTTTGTAAATCATCCTACAGGTACTGGTCCTTTCAAAATGGTCGAGTGGGATCGTGGCGATTATATTAGATTAGAAACTTACGATGATTACTGGGGTGAACTTCCCGAAATTGACACCTTAATTTTTAAAGATATCCCAGAAGCTTCTACCAGGTTAATGGAACTGGAAACCGGATCTGTAGACGTGGCTAAAAATGTTCCACCAGAACAAAGGGAAACCCTTGAAATGCTAGAAGAAGCTGAACTTGTGGAAATTCCCGGAGCTAACTTGTTTTACATGGCATTAAATCATGATGTAGAACCACTAAATGATGTTAAGGTAAGAAGAGCTATCAACCATGCCATTGACGTAGATCAAATTATTGATGAAATTTATCAAGGTATGGCAACTAGAGCCATCAATGCATTACCTCCGACTGTATTCTCCTTTGATGATACAGCTGGTCCTTATGAATACGATCCAGACAAAGCGGAAGAACTACTGGCAGAAGCTGGCTATGAAGATGGCTTTGAAATCGAATTAAATACTTTCGTCTACTCAAGGACTTATGTAGACAACCCTGTACAAGTTGCTGAAGTAATAGCGTCTGATTTGAGAGCTGTCGGAATAGATGCGCAAATAATCACTAATGAATGGGCACAACACTCAGACCTAACAGTTAATATGGAACACGACCTTGCATTAACAGGATGGTTTGACATCCCTTATCCCAGTAACTTTTTACGCACCTTGGTTCTAGAAGCCGGATATAATGCTTATCAACCGGAAGAGCTAATGGATATGTCAAATGAAGCTTGGGCCACTTACGATGAAGAAGAACAAGAAGAAATCTACCGAGAAATTCAGCAACGATTCCATGAAGATGTACCTTTAATTCCTATTGCTCACAGTAATTATACTGCAGCAGTTAGAAACGATGTTGAAGGATTCGTACTTGATACAATCGGTATTATCAGTGCCCACGAAATTTCCAGAACTGAATAA
- a CDS encoding metal-dependent hydrolase family protein, with protein MSRYLFKNARIYDGEQLWENASLLVQDGIIEDISERELVDSENEQDFEGEVYDLEGRTILPGLIDCHIHLDLHGMADTFEENFPEDKVRTVRAAKEMENTLMSGFTTVRNVGSVNWIDLSVKEAVNKGYVNGPRILTSGKILSITCSGSEYFDGLYEEVDGVDGFRKGTRNQLKLGADLIKIMATGAVMNPGGVPGAPQPDAEEMRAAVVEARKLNKKVAAHAHGADGIKNSVIAGVDTIEHGTFADDEAIEMMQANGVFLVPTLAPDYYMEKKGEESGIASFMVEKLRNKKRDRQIALQKAIDKGVKIANGSDAGTPYNYQGNNARELTEMVDKGFMSPKKAITSATKVASEACGLEDTIGSIEKGKAADLIVIANDPLTDIKVLLDQQNITMVMKDGKIVKNLLS; from the coding sequence TTGTCTCGTTATCTATTTAAAAACGCTAGAATTTACGATGGTGAACAACTATGGGAAAACGCCAGTCTTTTAGTTCAAGATGGCATAATTGAAGATATTTCCGAAAGAGAGCTAGTTGATTCGGAAAATGAACAAGACTTTGAAGGCGAAGTTTATGATTTAGAAGGTCGAACTATTTTACCAGGACTAATTGATTGCCATATCCACTTGGACCTGCATGGTATGGCAGATACTTTTGAAGAAAATTTCCCAGAAGACAAAGTTAGAACTGTCAGAGCCGCTAAAGAAATGGAAAATACTCTTATGTCAGGGTTTACTACTGTTAGAAACGTGGGATCTGTCAATTGGATTGATTTAAGTGTTAAAGAGGCGGTCAACAAAGGTTATGTGAATGGGCCCCGAATCTTGACAAGTGGCAAAATATTATCCATTACCTGTTCTGGATCCGAGTATTTCGATGGATTATACGAAGAAGTTGACGGAGTTGACGGTTTTAGAAAAGGTACCCGAAATCAATTAAAGCTAGGAGCTGACCTGATTAAAATTATGGCAACCGGAGCTGTCATGAATCCCGGCGGCGTACCCGGAGCCCCTCAACCAGACGCAGAAGAAATGCGAGCTGCAGTTGTTGAAGCAAGAAAGTTGAACAAAAAAGTAGCCGCTCATGCTCATGGTGCTGATGGTATCAAAAATTCTGTTATAGCAGGAGTTGATACTATAGAACACGGTACTTTTGCCGATGACGAGGCAATTGAAATGATGCAAGCCAACGGAGTGTTTCTTGTTCCTACTTTAGCACCTGATTATTATATGGAGAAAAAAGGTGAAGAAAGCGGCATTGCTTCTTTCATGGTAGAAAAGTTGAGAAATAAAAAAAGGGACAGACAAATAGCCCTGCAAAAGGCAATTGATAAAGGTGTAAAAATAGCTAATGGTTCCGATGCGGGAACTCCTTATAATTATCAGGGGAATAATGCCAGGGAATTGACTGAGATGGTTGATAAAGGTTTTATGAGCCCTAAAAAGGCCATCACAAGCGCTACTAAGGTTGCCTCTGAAGCATGTGGGCTAGAAGACACTATTGGCAGTATTGAAAAAGGTAAAGCGGCCGATTTAATTGTGATTGCAAATGATCCACTTACAGATATCAAGGTATTACTTGATCAACAAAATATTACCATGGTCATGAAAGATGGCAAGATAGTAAAGAATTTATTGTCTTGA